From Ptychodera flava strain L36383 chromosome 2, AS_Pfla_20210202, whole genome shotgun sequence, the proteins below share one genomic window:
- the LOC139150337 gene encoding perlucin-like protein, with amino-acid sequence MITMDLKIIFMLIACVVYASAQEPAATVTLRTFDSYCRRECTRYEVYCQQDKDDHPYQETASKFCRDRFIRRGYAGRLAVLNNGYVDGEIRDLIKSNKLHKKKCIKNHGFFIGLSDSRNEGRYIWGNDDRIGYKDYENWARSQPDNTKIRDRKNGQNRKIDQDCVQLWYRDRNKGKWDDEYCDYRPKGFVCEVPDPYCNTFTQLLGPVEVEYIPGYRITSFYNQSSVVISDFISVNL; translated from the exons ATGATCACCATGGACCTAAAGATAATTTTTATGCTCATCGCGTGCGTTGTGTATGCTTCCGCACAG GAACCAGCGG cGACTGTTACGTTGAGAACGTTTGACTCTTACTGCCGCCGTGAGTGTACCCGATATGAAGTGTATTGTCAACAAGATAAAGATGACCATCCATACCAAGAGACAGCCTCCAAGTTTTGCCGAGATCGTTTCATCCGGCGAGGTTATGCCGGTCGTCTAGCAGTACTTAATAACGGATACGTTGATGGCGAAATTCGTGATCTTATCAAGTCTAACAAGCTACATAAGAAGAAGTGTATCAAAAACCATGGATTCTTTATTGGTCTTAGCGACAGCAGGAACGAAGGGAGATATATCTGGGGCAATGACGATAGGATCGGCTACAAAGACTACGAGAACTGGGCGCGTAGTCAGCCTGACAACACTAAAATACGCGACAGGAAGAATGGGCAGAATAGGAAGATTGACCAAGACTGCGTACAGTTGTG GTATAGAGATCGTAACAAAGGTAAATGGGATGACGAATACTGTGACTACAGACCTAAAGGATTCGTCTGCGAAGTTCCAG ATCCCTACTGCAACACATTTACACAGTTACTAGGACCGGTAGAGGTGGAGTATATACCAGGATATCGTATAACTTCATTCTACAATCAAAGCAGTGTTGTTATTTCGGATTTTATCTCTGTAAATCTATAA